The genomic stretch ACCGGCACTCGCTGCGGGAAACGCCGTCGTGCTTAAACCAGCGGAACAGACACCCGCCTCCATCCTGGTCCTCATGGAACTGCTCGCCGATATCCTGCCGCCGGGCGTGATCAATGTGGTGAACGGCTTCGGCGTCGAGGCCGGCAAGCCGCTCGCCTCCTCCAAGCGCATCCGCAAGATCGCGTTCACCGGCGAGACCACCACGGGCCGACTCATCAGCCAGTACGCGTCCCAGAACCTGATTCCGGTCACGCTGGAGCTCGGCGGCAAGAGCCCCAACATCTTCTTTGACGACGTCATGGACAAGAATGACGCCTTCTACGACAAGGCGCTGGAGGGCTTCACGCTCTACGCCTTCAACCAGGGCGAGGTCTGCACCTGCCCGTCGCGCGCACTCGTCCAGGAATCCATGTACGAGAAGTTCATGGCCGATGCCGTGGCCCGCACGGAGGCCATCATCCAGGGCAACCCGCTGGACACCGACACCCAGATCGGCGCACAGGCCTCCAACGACCAGATGGAAAAGATCCTCTCCTACATGGACATCGGCAAGCAGGAGGGTGCCAAGGTCCTCACCGGCGGCGAGCGCAACATCCTCGAAGGCGACCTGGCCGGCGGCTACTACGTCAAGCCCACCATCTTCGAGGGCACCAATGACATGCGCATCTTCCAGGAGGAGATCTTCGGCCCCGTCCTGGCGGTGACGAAGTTCGACGACTATGCCGACGCGCTCCACATCGCCAACGACACCCTCTACGGCCTCGGCGCCGGCGTCTGGTCCCGCAACGGCAACGTCGCCTACCGCGCCGGCCGCGAGATCCAGGCCGGCCGCGTCTGGGTCAACAACTACCACGCCTACCCCGCGGGAGCGGCGTTCGGCGGCTACAAGTCCTCGGGCATCGGGCGTGAGAACCACGCCATGATGCTGGACCACTACCAGCAGACCAAGAACCTGCTGGTCAGCTACAGCGAAGACAAGCTCGGCTTCTTCTAACCCCTTCCCTCGAACCCCTCGAACCTCTCGAACGCTGTCGCAGCAATGGCGAGTTTTTCAGGCACGCTGTCGCAGCAATGGCGAGTTTTTCAGGCACGCTGTCGCAGCAATGGCTGGAATTTCAGCATCCCCATCGCATCTCCCACGCACGACGCCGGGCACCCGCCCCGGGTGCCCGGCACCCCAACCCCCATGTTCAAAGGAGAACCCCATGACAACCATGCAGGCAGCAGTAGTAAAGGAATTCGGCACGCCCCTCTCGGTGGAGGAGTACCCGCTTCCCACTCCCGGACCCGGCCAGGCACTGGTCAAGCTGATCTCCAGCGGCGTCTGCCACACCGACCTCCACGCGGCAGAGGGCGACTGGCCGGTGCAGCCCAGCCCGCCCTTCGTGCCCGGACATGAAGGCGTGGGCGAGGTGGTTGCCCTCGGCGAAGGCGTCACCTCACTCGCCGTGGGCGACCGCGTGGGCAACGCCTGGCTCTGGACCGCCTGCGGCGACTGCGAATACTGCCGCACCGGCTGGGAGACCCTGTGTGAGTCGCAGGAAAACGGCGGATACAGCGTGGACGGCTCCTTTGGCGAGTACATGCTGGTGGACGCCGACTTTGCCCCGCGCATTCCCGACGGCGCCGACCCTGTGGAGATCGCCCCGGTCCTGTGCGCCGGCGTCACCGTGTACAAGGGCTTGAAGATGACCGAGGCCCGGCCCGGCCAGTGGGTCGTAATCTCCGGCATCGGCGGGCTCGGCCACATCGCCGTGCAGTACGCGGTGGCCATGGGCCTGCGCGTTGCCGCCGTGGACATCGCTGAAGACAAGCTGGCGCTGGCCCGCAAGCACGGCGCCGAAGTCACCGTCAACGCCCTCAGCGAGGACCCGGTCGAGGCCATCCAGCGCGAGACCGGCGGCGTCCACGGCGTCCTCGTCACGGCAGTGCACCCGGCCGCTTTCGGCCAGGCGATCGGCATGACGCGCCGCGGCGGCACCATCGTTTTCAACGGCCTGCCCCCGGGCGACTTCCCCGCCCCCATCTTCGAGGTGGTGCTCAAGGGCCTGACCATCCGCGGTTCGATCGTGGGCACCCGCCAGGACATGGAGGAGGCCATCGACTTCTACGCCCGCGGCCTCATCCACCCCACGGTGGCCACGCGCGGCCTCGGCGAAATCAACGAAGTGCTCGATGAGATGCGCGCCGGCAAGATCGACGGCCGCGTGGTCATCAAGTACTGACACACCCTCTCCCGACCCCGGCGCAGCAATGACGGGTTTTTTAGGAACCCCGGCGCAGCAATGGCCGGTATTTCAGGAACCCCAGCGCAGCAACGCCAAGGTTCCACGGCGCGAGGCCACCTCACAGCGCAAGGTGGCCTCGCGCCGTCGAACCCTGACATCATCACCCACCACATTCCACCCCCAATGCATAGGAGCAGTTTCATGGATGCCCTTCCGGAATCCCTGGATGCAGCCGTCACCATCCCTGGCGAAACACAATCCAGGGTGGCGCTGAGTGCCGCGGCTGTGGAACTGCTCCAAAAATTGTGGCGGCGGCACGGGCCGCTGATGTTCCACCAGTCGGGCGGCTGCTGCGACGGTTCCTCCCCCATGTGCTATCCGGCGGGCGAATTCCTCACGGCTGAGGCCGACATCCTGCTGGGCCTCTTTGAGCTGCCGGGGTGCGGTCCGTTGGAGTTTTGGATGTCGCGGGAGCAGTTCAACTACTGGTCGCACACGCACCTGACGGTTGACGTGGTGGATGGGCGCGGCAGCGGATTCTCCGTGGAGGCACCGGAGGGCAGGCGCTTTCTGATCCGTTCGCGCCTGGTGGACGGCTTTGCGCCCGGCTGCTGAACTGCGCGCGGCTACTTCCTGCGGTTCCGCGCCTGCTGCCGCTTCTGCACGATGACCGCAACCACGGCCACCACGATTGCTC from Arthrobacter stackebrandtii encodes the following:
- the exaC gene encoding acetaldehyde dehydrogenase ExaC, yielding MAVYAQPGTDGSKVTFKARYENWIGGEWVAPVKGEYFENITPVTGKVFCEVARGTAEDIELALDAAHKVAPSWGQTSATERAAILNKVADRIDENVELLAVAETWDNGKAVRETLNADIPLAADHFRYFASVVRAQEGSLTQIDENTTAYHYHEPLGVVGQIIPWNFPILMAVWKLAPALAAGNAVVLKPAEQTPASILVLMELLADILPPGVINVVNGFGVEAGKPLASSKRIRKIAFTGETTTGRLISQYASQNLIPVTLELGGKSPNIFFDDVMDKNDAFYDKALEGFTLYAFNQGEVCTCPSRALVQESMYEKFMADAVARTEAIIQGNPLDTDTQIGAQASNDQMEKILSYMDIGKQEGAKVLTGGERNILEGDLAGGYYVKPTIFEGTNDMRIFQEEIFGPVLAVTKFDDYADALHIANDTLYGLGAGVWSRNGNVAYRAGREIQAGRVWVNNYHAYPAGAAFGGYKSSGIGRENHAMMLDHYQQTKNLLVSYSEDKLGFF
- the adhP gene encoding alcohol dehydrogenase AdhP encodes the protein MQAAVVKEFGTPLSVEEYPLPTPGPGQALVKLISSGVCHTDLHAAEGDWPVQPSPPFVPGHEGVGEVVALGEGVTSLAVGDRVGNAWLWTACGDCEYCRTGWETLCESQENGGYSVDGSFGEYMLVDADFAPRIPDGADPVEIAPVLCAGVTVYKGLKMTEARPGQWVVISGIGGLGHIAVQYAVAMGLRVAAVDIAEDKLALARKHGAEVTVNALSEDPVEAIQRETGGVHGVLVTAVHPAAFGQAIGMTRRGGTIVFNGLPPGDFPAPIFEVVLKGLTIRGSIVGTRQDMEEAIDFYARGLIHPTVATRGLGEINEVLDEMRAGKIDGRVVIKY
- a CDS encoding DUF779 domain-containing protein, with protein sequence MDALPESLDAAVTIPGETQSRVALSAAAVELLQKLWRRHGPLMFHQSGGCCDGSSPMCYPAGEFLTAEADILLGLFELPGCGPLEFWMSREQFNYWSHTHLTVDVVDGRGSGFSVEAPEGRRFLIRSRLVDGFAPGC